In Desulfosediminicola ganghwensis, a single window of DNA contains:
- a CDS encoding tetratricopeptide repeat protein: MYRLALILTCLLMVASSSMAAMAATTTAPKKLQDLYFGEVLYYAFQEEWFEAIARLDTELDQHHGLDQPELDSLFAHIGLAHFAVGDFELAYRMHRRAGRAISALINGNVSQELRNEAIFRLAKIYFQKDQPVNALHAIERVDGAVPKKIRDDLAFLRSQILMVNGRFEDAAEILKRLENVKSLKGFASYNLGISLLMLGNTKEGLAHLDMSGRIKSDDPLTLAIKDKSNLVLGDKLLGAEQFGTAKEVLDRVRLEGPFSNQALLGSGWADASAERFEQALVPWSILVKREVTARAVQEAMLALPYAYGKLGIHGKAALLYNSALAAFTAEIDKLSDSIKSIREGAFLRALVREELKQDSNWVVKLRNLPETPETYYLLDLMASHDFQESLKNYLDLEQLRKKLESWTTDLDAFEEIIAKRRAYYEPLLPEIDREFRLLDSRMRLRVEQRDRIQKRLEAMLVAPRPDYLATAKERILNEQLDQLSKALPTSSAAPSDEGKHRIQRLRGILLWNIYTDYDRRLTKAYHNLHALNQDVEILQKQYDSFVRKRQAATQSYEGYGESIRIQRIRIAASLEKVETLMARQGHMLENMAIHELSENRKRLEQFQVKVLFAMADSYDRAARAEEPNREEPIGVEK; this comes from the coding sequence ATGTACCGGCTGGCACTTATACTCACCTGCCTGTTGATGGTCGCTTCTTCATCAATGGCTGCGATGGCTGCAACTACAACTGCTCCGAAAAAGCTGCAGGATCTCTATTTCGGAGAAGTCCTCTATTACGCCTTCCAGGAAGAATGGTTCGAGGCCATCGCACGGCTCGATACCGAACTGGACCAGCACCACGGCCTGGATCAGCCTGAGCTTGACTCTCTTTTTGCCCACATTGGCTTAGCCCATTTTGCGGTAGGTGATTTTGAGCTGGCCTACAGGATGCACCGACGTGCAGGGCGAGCCATTTCTGCCCTGATTAACGGTAACGTTTCCCAAGAGTTACGCAATGAGGCGATATTTCGCCTGGCAAAAATCTATTTTCAAAAGGATCAACCCGTAAATGCCCTGCATGCCATCGAGCGTGTCGACGGAGCCGTTCCCAAAAAAATCCGTGACGATCTTGCATTCCTGCGTTCACAGATTCTCATGGTGAATGGGCGTTTTGAAGATGCCGCAGAAATCCTTAAAAGGCTTGAGAATGTGAAAAGTCTCAAAGGCTTTGCCAGCTACAACCTGGGAATTTCCCTGCTCATGCTTGGCAATACCAAGGAGGGGTTGGCCCATCTTGATATGAGCGGCAGGATCAAGAGCGATGATCCTTTAACGCTTGCTATCAAGGACAAATCGAACCTTGTCCTCGGCGACAAGTTATTGGGGGCAGAACAATTTGGTACAGCCAAGGAAGTTTTGGACAGGGTTCGTCTGGAAGGTCCATTCTCCAATCAGGCGCTGCTCGGCTCCGGGTGGGCCGATGCCTCGGCAGAACGTTTTGAACAGGCTCTGGTTCCATGGAGCATCCTGGTGAAACGCGAGGTGACCGCTCGCGCTGTACAGGAAGCTATGCTCGCTCTCCCGTATGCCTACGGAAAGCTTGGAATACACGGCAAGGCTGCACTGTTGTACAACAGCGCTCTGGCCGCATTCACAGCAGAAATCGACAAGCTCAGCGATTCGATCAAAAGCATTCGGGAAGGTGCATTCCTTCGCGCCCTGGTGAGGGAAGAACTGAAACAGGATAGTAATTGGGTCGTCAAACTCCGCAATCTTCCTGAGACACCGGAAACCTATTACCTGCTCGACTTGATGGCCTCCCATGATTTTCAGGAATCGCTGAAAAATTATCTCGACCTGGAACAGTTACGAAAGAAACTCGAAAGCTGGACAACAGACCTGGATGCCTTTGAAGAGATCATTGCCAAGCGTCGCGCCTACTATGAGCCGCTTTTACCGGAGATAGACAGAGAATTTCGACTCCTTGATTCACGAATGCGTTTGCGCGTAGAGCAACGTGATCGTATCCAAAAGCGCCTTGAAGCAATGCTGGTTGCTCCACGGCCGGATTACCTTGCAACGGCAAAAGAGAGGATTTTGAATGAACAACTTGACCAGCTGTCAAAAGCATTACCTACCAGCAGTGCTGCCCCGTCGGATGAGGGCAAGCACAGAATCCAGAGGCTGAGAGGGATACTGCTCTGGAACATTTATACGGATTATGACCGGCGCCTGACCAAAGCGTATCATAACCTGCATGCACTCAATCAGGACGTAGAGATACTGCAAAAACAATATGACTCGTTCGTCAGGAAGCGTCAGGCCGCCACGCAAAGCTACGAGGGGTACGGAGAATCGATTCGCATTCAGCGCATCCGGATAGCCGCAAGCCTTGAAAAAGTTGAAACCCTCATGGCCCGGCAGGGGCATATGCTCGAAAATATGGCGATACA